The following proteins are co-located in the Oncorhynchus clarkii lewisi isolate Uvic-CL-2024 chromosome 30, UVic_Ocla_1.0, whole genome shotgun sequence genome:
- the LOC139389962 gene encoding C-X-C motif chemokine 11-1-like — protein MTNTMTSTVLISFLACLLLANVEGQVGHSKARCQCLNGLVNHIKPLHIEKLEVYTSSHSCRNMEIIVTLKNGEGKKCLNPEAPFAKKTIEKIMNNQRSVQ, from the exons ATGACCAACACGATGACATCAACGGTCCTCATCAGCTTCCTGGCCTGTCTGCTCCTGGCCAATGTTGAAG GCCAGGTGGGTCATTCTAAAGCTCGGTGCCAGTGTCTGAATGGACTGGTGAACCACATTAAACCTCTTCACATTGAGAAGCTCGAGGTGTACACCTCCAGCCACTCCTGCAGGAACATGGAGATCAT TGTCACTCTGAAGAACGGAGAAGGGAAGAAGTGTCTGAATCCAGAGGCTCCATTTGCCAAGAAAACCATTGAGAAAATAATGAACAACCAAAG GAGTGTGCAGTAA